A segment of the Triticum urartu cultivar G1812 chromosome 1, Tu2.1, whole genome shotgun sequence genome:
CAGCAACATAAACACATCAGATCTGAATAATCGGATCTGCGAGGACAGAAAACTCTCTAATCTCATGGCACCGCCAAACAAACGAGAGGAAATTTATTCTTACAAAACTATAATGATCACTAGACAATGGCGAAGAATATAGAGGTCTTGAAGATCCAAGGTCCACCCACCTCTCAGTGCCAAAATGGCAGTTGAAGGCGAGGGGACCTAAATTTCTCAGATGACGACGACTGCGGCGGCACAAGAAACCCTAACAATATTGGTTGTTTGGCGTTGTCTACCCCATAGACGCCTTACTTTGTTTTTAGGAGCATATGCCTTACTTAGGCGTCCGGTTGTAACTGCAAAACTTATTCCATTGTAGCCTaggacgagacttgcctgctcctCCCGCGGGCGCCCATCCGTACTCCCGCGTATGTGGTTTGAtttgattggaacaaaataaAGGCCCGGCCCCATCCCGTTAAAATCAAGAATGATTAGATTAGGAAGGAAAAAGCAAAAAAGAGCCGTAAAATGAagtgggagcacggatgggagcaTGAGGAGGAAGCAGGCAAGCTGGATCCTGTAGCCTAGTGGACCTTTTCTACTTTTCTAGCTCCTTAATGGGCCATAATCCGTGAAACACACAACATATGCAAAGCATGGGTCGGGATCCCCGCATAGAGCGGCTACAGTCTCCTCTATACCTGACCAAATGGGCCGGGTTTTTCGGACCGGCCCGTGAGCACGCCGGCACGGCTTGTCTTGGGCCAGGCACGGCACGCGCTAAACGGGCCGGGCCCGGCACGCGGCACGCCCTGGGCCGTGCCTGCGCCTGAAGGCTGGGCACGCGGGCCGGCACGGCACGGCCCGATTaagtttttttttatttttttctacaTCTATATATGACTCAACATGTAAAAATAGGCTAAAAACGTTCAGTGCGTCAAATAATAGACTGAAAATATGCGGCCCACCGTACTAAACGGGCCAACGTGCCGACCCGTTTAGCACGCAGGCCGGCACGGCACGGCCCCATATAGTAATCATGCCCTGGCGGGCCGTGCCGGGCCAGGCACAATTACGATGGGCCGGGCCGTGCCGTGCCGGGCCGGCCCGTTTGGCCAGGTATAGTCTCCTCGGTCTCTCTTCCCTAAAAAAAGTCTCCTCAGTCTCTCACTGTTCATCAGCCTCATCGCCATCGGCGCGTCGCTAATGGAGGCGGCCAACCCCAATCCCACCGTGGTGCTGCACGCCTGCCTGGGCGTGGGCCACCTCATCCCCATGGTGGAGCTCGCCAAGCTCTTCCTCCTCCGCGGCGTCCCCGTCGTCATCGCCGTCCCGACCCCGCCGGCCTCCACCGCCGATTTCTTCTCGTCCACCGCCTCCGCCGTCGCCGGCCTCGAGGCCGCCAACCCTTCCATCGCCTTCCACCACCTCCCGCCCCCGGActaccccgaccccgacccccaCCCCTTCCTGCAGATGCTCGACCTGCTCCGCCTCACCGTGCCGTCCCTGCTCGCCTTCCTCCGCTCCCTCCCCTCCGTCGCCgcgctcgtcctcgacctcttCTGCATCGACTCCCTCGACGCCGCCGCCCAGACCGGCGTCCCGGCGTACATCTACTACACCTCCTCCGCTGGCGACCTCGCGGCGTTCCTCCACCTGCCCCGCCACTTCGCCACCACGGAGGGGAGCTTCAGGGACATGGGCAAGGCGCCCCTCGGCTTCCCCGGGGTCCCGCCGATCCCGGCGTCCGACATGCCGCACACCGTGATGGACCGCGCGGACCCGATCTGCACCATCAGGATCGGGCACTACGGGCGCATCCCGGAGGCCAGGGGCGTGCTGGTCAACACCTACGAGTGGCTTGAGGCGAGGGCCGTGGGGGCGCTCAGGGAGGGCGTGTGCGTCCCCGGCCGCCCGACCCCACCGGTGTACTGCATCGGGCCGCTGATCGTCTCGGACTCGGCGGCGGCGCAAGGCGAGCGGCACGCGTGCTTGTCATGGCTGGACGCGCAGCCGGAGCGGAGCGTGGTGTTCCTCTGCTTCGGCAGCATGGGCGCCGTGTCGGCGGCGGAACTGAAGGAGATAGCGCACGGGCTCGAGAACTCCGGCCACCGCTTCCTGTGGGTCGTGCGCACCCCTCCGGCTGACCCGGCCAAATTCTTCCTGCCGCGTCCGGAGCCAGACCTGGACGCGCTCCTCCCCGAGGGGTTCACGGAGAGGACACGAGACAGGGGGATGGTGCTGAAGATGTGGGCGCCGCAGGTGGAGGTGCTGCGGCACGCCGCCACCGGCGCGTTTGTGACGCACTGCGGGTGGAACTCCGTCCTGGAAGCGGCGTCGGCCGGGGTGCCGATGCTGTGCTGGCCGCAGTACGCGGAGCAGAGGCTGAACAAAGTGTTCGTGGTGGACGAGATGAAGGTCGGGGTGGTGATGGAGGGATACGATGAGGAGCTTGTGAGGGCTGAGGAGGTGGAGAGGAAGGTGAGGCTGGTCATGGAGTCAGAGGAAGGGGAGAAGCTGAGGGAGAGGCTGGCACTGGCCAAGGAGAAGGCCGCTGAAGCGCTGGCAGACGGCGGGCCGTCGCGGATGGCGCTCGCCGAGTTCTTGAAGCATTCGAAGCTCTCCACATGATCAAGCACACAAGATAGCTACAGGATTGGCCTTGGAATGTGTGATTCTAATGGTTTGAATCAATTCCCACCCTGAACTATGAACTTGCGCTTGTGGTGTTAAGATGATGTGGTGAAAGTTATAATAGCTGCCTCAGCAATATACTACTGAAATGATATGTCATAGCTCTGTGCTCCTGAATTCCACACTGAAGCTTTCCTCAGTTATGTTGTATTCAGAATTGACAGTACATGGGACTGTTGTATTTAGCACATGCTCCCTTGATGAATTGCTATGGTTATTATTTCGATTTTACTGGTGGCATGAGCCCTCCTACTCATGGCGCTGAAATGCGAAATCACAATAAGCGCCTAAACACGGAAGCACAACCTACTCATGATGTTCTTTTCTTGGAAGAACTCAGGTAAACCAACTACTTAAATGGAGTTGTTTCTATGTCAGCTTTTGTCCATTGCATTGCCCCTCTAGTCTTTTCTTGGCCTCCTGTGATCCAcgcaaaccattttcattggtcTGTTGGTATAGCTTTAGTTTGTTGTGTGGAGCATATAAGCTAGACTGAAATATGTTTCTGTTTGACCTGCCCCTTTTGAAAGCTTTTAGAGACTACTCTGGTGCTGAGCACATCTCTGTTGCTGAAATGGATCTCATGGCATGACTAGGAGGGCTCACGGCACCAGCAAGCATTTACATAAGCATCTCTGTTGCTGAAATGGATCTGCAAGCTTTTTAATGAGCCTAATGTTCTTTGTGGCAACGGTTTTTTCAGAAGAAATACTTGCCTGGTGGTTCTTCCATTTTTATGTCTGTTAAGAAAGGATCACAGCTTTGAAATGGTCTGGAAAAGATCAAACACTGGTTTCAGTGGGGGAAAGTTTTTGTGGTTGGTAATGGGAGACAGGTCAGGTTCTGGCTAGATGTTTAGCTTGGCCATACTACTTTGAAAATCAAATTCCCTGAACTGTTCCTTGTGGCCCCTGATCCTGATATCTCGGCAGATAAGGGCTAAGGCTTATGATGTAGAGACCCACTGCCGGGATATTCATTTCAAACGAGCTTTCAGGTGTTCAGAATCGGAAATGCGGGAGGAATTTATGTCTTTGCTTCAGCCCATATACCTGAAGAATTGGGCTGACAAAAGTGTAGTGGAGTTTAACTAACAATAGTATTTATACTTCTAGTCCATGTATCCATTGCTGGCTTTCCAGGGAGTGTGGACTCCTTATCGGAAAAAAATATGGAAAATCAAGGTGTCTCTTAAGATTAGGTTCTTTGCTTGGCAAGCCGTTCTTGATCGGGGCTcctcctccttttctaaaaaatcAGCCGTTCTTGATAGTGGTGCGGACTAGAGAGCAAATCTCTTTTTGAGAGAGAGAGAATAGAGAGCAAATCTTGATTCCTCAAGGGCCAACTGAACTGATGGCCTTTGACCATCTGCTGTTTCAGTGTCTCATTGCTGCTTTCTTATGGGCTGTGTGGTTCGGGAGACGCTGGGATGACGGTGGAGTCCTCTGTCCATGCACCATTTCCTTGGTTGTCTGAATTATGGCTCGAATGGGAGTGTGAAGTTTATTTGGTATGGTGTTATGGCTGTTTGGCTTTATGGAGAACTCGAAACAACCTTATCCTGATCTTCTTGCAGCATTGGCGGGTTCTCTGGACAAGGAAGCAGGAGATCTTAGATCTTGTTCTTCAACAATGTTGATGCTGCCTGAGGAAACTGCGCTGATCTCTTCGCCAGATGAAGATCCTGGATGTTTTTTTGTTCTGCCCTTAACCGTACTGTCTTTTTACTTTTGCTGGTGGTGTTTGGTCTAGGGAGCTACTTTGTTTCTTTTGCATTTTATCCTGATGTTATAGGCCTGGTTGTCTAAAAAAGATTGTGCATCGTATGTGCAGCTCTACTAACACAGGCATTGCTCTCTCATGCATTTTGTGCTGTTCTTACCCTGATTTTGGTTTAGTTGTCTTAAGATAATTACACTTATTCTGTAATGTGAGTCTGTCATTGCCGAAGGAGAAGGCCGCGGAAGCGCAGGCAAACAGTGGATCGTCGTAGATGGTGTTCTCTGAGTTCTTGAGGTGATTAAAGCTCCCAGAGTGACCAAGCACAGAAGACAGCAACAAGATTGGTCTTTGAATTGTGTGATTTTGAAGGTTAGCACCGATTCCCTCCCTTGATCAGAAGTATGAACTATCTGTTGTGAATTTACAGGCTTGCAGCAGGTGGTGATAGTAGTTTTGCTATGCAGATTAGCTGCTTCAGCAATTATATTCTCAAAATGATATATGCCCATAGCTAGTTGTGCTTCCAAATTCCAAACTGAAGCTATGAAAACTGCAAGCTCTATCACAATATGTTAGGTAATAGTCAGTGCATCTGTTCAGAATTGACAGTCACAATGAACAGTTTAGATCCCCCAAAAAAATCACAATGAACTGCTGTATTTGGCGCATGCCTCTCTGATAATTTGGTGCCGACATTATTCAATTTGATTGATACAATAATTTGAGTGAGCAATGAGCCCTCCCTGCTGCACTGGACACACTAATGCAGTAATACAAACTCTATTTTTCTCCTATGCTGCTGAGAAAATCTGCAGGTTGTTACTACCAACCTTGCAGAGTACATCTGTCATCCAGCCAGCTTGATCAATTGTTGCATCCTCCATTCTCCAAATCTCCCAAGAACTCGGCGAATGCCACGTCAGAAGACCCGCCGTCGCCGATGGCGTCCGACGCCATCTTCCTCGCCGTCGCAAGCGTCTCCCTGAGCTCCGTCCCTTCCTCAGTCTCCATCACCAGCCTCAGCTTGGCCTCTATCTCCCCCGCCTTCACCATTCTCTTCTCGTATCCCTCCAACGGCACGGCGATCTTCATCTCCTCcaccatgaacaccttgttcagcGCCTGCTCGGCGTACATCGGGTAGCATATCATCGGCACCCCGGCCATGATCGCCTCCAGCGCCGAGTTCCACCCGCAGTGCGTCACGAAGGCGCCGGTGGCGGCGTGCCGCAGCACCTCCGCCTGCGGCGCCCACATCTTCAGCACCATCCCTCTGTCCCGTGTCCTCTCCGTGAACCCCTCGGGGAGGAGCGCGTCCAGGTCTGGCTCCGGGCGCGGCTGGAAGACGTCGGCCGGGTCCGCAGGTGGGCTCCGTACGACCCACAGGAAGCGATGGCCGGAGCTCTCCAGCCCATGGGCTATCTCCCTCAGCTGC
Coding sequences within it:
- the LOC125525632 gene encoding anthocyanidin 5,3-O-glucosyltransferase-like; protein product: MEAANPNPTVVLHACLGVGHLIPMVELAKLFLLRGVPVVIAVPTPPASTADFFSSTASAVAGLEAANPSIAFHHLPPPDYPDPDPHPFLQMLDLLRLTVPSLLAFLRSLPSVAALVLDLFCIDSLDAAAQTGVPAYIYYTSSAGDLAAFLHLPRHFATTEGSFRDMGKAPLGFPGVPPIPASDMPHTVMDRADPICTIRIGHYGRIPEARGVLVNTYEWLEARAVGALREGVCVPGRPTPPVYCIGPLIVSDSAAAQGERHACLSWLDAQPERSVVFLCFGSMGAVSAAELKEIAHGLENSGHRFLWVVRTPPADPAKFFLPRPEPDLDALLPEGFTERTRDRGMVLKMWAPQVEVLRHAATGAFVTHCGWNSVLEAASAGVPMLCWPQYAEQRLNKVFVVDEMKVGVVMEGYDEELVRAEEVERKVRLVMESEEGEKLRERLALAKEKAAEALADGGPSRMALAEFLKHSKLST